DNA sequence from the Vicia villosa cultivar HV-30 ecotype Madison, WI linkage group LG3, Vvil1.0, whole genome shotgun sequence genome:
TGTTCCTATGAAAGACAATTTTCCTAGAAGTTATTATGACGCGAAGAGGTTGGTTATGAAGTTGGGTTTAGAAGTAaggaagattgattgttgcattagagGTTGCATGTTGTTCTATGGCAATGAGTTTGGTACAAACGATGGAGCGTtagaggaatgtaagttttgtaatAGTCCAAGGTATGTAGTTTGCACTAAAGAAATTGATGGTAATAAAAAATGCATAGCAGTGAAATTAGTGTTTTATCTGTCGATAATACTAAGGTTGCAGAGATTGTTTGCTTAAATGCACAGTGCAATTCAAATGgcatggcatcatacaaacaaaacaagtaCAGGCGctatgcgacatccatctgatggtgaggcatggaagcactttgatcggaTGCATCTTGATTTTGCTGcataacctagaaatgtcagaCTTGGATTATGATCAGATGGTTTTACTCCATATGTCCAACAGTTGGGAACTGGATATTCTTGTTGGCCGCTTATTGTTACCCCTTAAAACCTCCCCCCTGCGATGTGCATGACAAAGCCTTACATGTTTTTGACTTGCCTCATTCTAGGGCCGTCGAGTCGaaaagcaggaattgatgtgtatttacaacctttaattgatgatttaaaGAGGTTGTGGATTGGAGAACGTACTTATGACATATCTCGTAAACAAAACTTTAACATGCGAGCTGCTTTGATGTAGACTATTAACGATTTTCCTGCATATGCCATGTTGGCTAGTTGGGGTACACATGGTAAAATGGGATGTCATCATTGCATGGATAATACGATGGCGTTTACATTGGATAAAGGAGGAAAAAGTTTGTGGTTTAACTGTCATCGTAGATTCCTACCAAAAAGCCACACACTTAGAAAAACCAGAATGATTTTAGAAAAGGTGTAAAAGTAAAAAATCTGCCTCCCCCCTTTTGTCATCAGTTAAAGTATTGAACATGGTTCGTGATCTACCAAAATTCACAGACAATGGAAAAGCGATCTGAATTCCAGGATACGGGGACAAACACAATTGGACTAAAAGAAGTATTTTTTGGGACCTcccatattggaaagataatttatTGCGACATAACCTTGATGTTATGCACATAGAGAAGAATTTTTTCGATAATGTATTTATCACATTGATGGATGTCCAAGGCAAGACAAAAGATAATGAAAATGCTAGAAAAGACATGGAAGTGTTGTGTAATCGGAAAGATTTAGAGTTGAAGACTCTACCAAATGGGAAGATATTAAAACCCAAAGCTACTTATAGTCTAACTCCACAAGAATCCAAGCTTGTTTGTCGGTGGTTAACTGAATTGAGAATGCCTGATGGTTATGCTTCTAACTTGGCAAGGTATGCTAACGCCAACACTGGGAAGATGACTGGAATGAAAAGTCATTATTGCCATGTTTTCATGGAACGATTGCTTCCAATTGCCTTCAGCTCATTGCCAACACAAGTGCTTAatccactaactgaaattagtcaattttttagagatatttgtgcatCAATTTTAAGAGTCGATGACCTTATTAAGTTGGACCAAGACATTCCTCTCATTCTATGCAAGTTGGAACAAACTTTTCCACCTGGTTTTTTCGATTCAATGGAACATCTTCCCGTGCATCTTGCATATTAAGCTTTTCTTGGCGAACCtattcaatataggtggatgtatccttttgaaaaattcatgggtgattcaaagagATCAGTGAAAAATAAGGCTAAAGTTGAGGGTTCAATATGTGCACATTATTTGCATCgggaaacatcacattttttctCTCATTATTTCAATCACATGATGTTAATTCCAAGAATCACAAGGAATGGAGTTAATGTTACAGAAAgaagtcaattcaccttatcagtcTTCGGTCTTCCTGGTCGTAGTTCTGGAAAGACGAATGTGCACTGGCTAAACGAAAAGGAATTACAATATGTTCATGTTCATGTATTGATTAAttgcgttgaagttaaaccataCATTGAGTAAGTATACCCAGTGAATATTTATTTTGAACACATTGGGTTTAAACTTATTACCTTCTAACTTACTTTTAATGTGTTTCGATATAGGTTATATAATAACTTCCATTATGAACTCACCGGTGAACAAGAAGCAACAACCACTGACATACATGCTTATTTTCCATCATGGTTCAAGAAATAATTGGCATGTAATGTCGAATCGTCTCCACAactactccatttgagaaacttggcTGAAGGCCCTATTAAACGTGTAAACAAATGGCACACATACTTTATAAACGAATATAAATTTCACACTGATAAATGGACAGAAGGAAAGAAAACCATAAATAGTGGCATGTTTGTAAAAGGAGTTATAGATGGTGGTGAGGACGACTTCTATGGTGTTATCACACACATTTACGAGTTGGAATACAATTATTTGGACTCGGAAAacaaagttgtcttgttttattgtgattGGTATGATCCATCtgctagaggcacaaaaataaaaataaaataacattgtaGAGATTAAAATGGACCGTAGGTACAAGCATTATGATCATTTCATCATGGAACATCTTGTCAGGCAAGTTTATTACGTCCCTTATCCTTCAATTCAGTGAGCTAAGCGTGATTGGTGTGTTACAATCAAGTCAAAACCAATAGGCCATATTGAAactgatgaacttgtagaagacATTGCTTATCAAGTTGATGAAATGTCTCAAAATAATCATGTGATTAAAGTTGAACAACTTACAAATTTGTATGATAACGAAGTTGATGGTTAGAAAGTTGATGTGTTTATATTGTTGCCATCAAATAATGTGGATGATTTTGAATCAAACGAAGATAATAAAGATTTTGAATGATGATGCATCTAGTATTTTAATGAAGCTTTTAATACATATTGTAATGAATCTAGTAATGAATATAGTATTTTAATATGTAGATGCCTTTAATATGTTCAAACTTTTAATGCATATTGTAATGAATCTAGTATTTTAATGAAGCTTTTGTTGTCCTTTAATATGTACTTTGATAAGAATCCATAAGGAAAGAAATATTATTTCTTGCTGATGATGATGTAGGGTGAAAAGGAGCTTGACAAGCCTGTTAAAGAAAGTTAATTTTATGTATAGTACTGATTAATTGGACGATGAGTGTTGTAAAggagaaaacaataactccagaAGAAGTGATATAGGGATCCTAAAAGATTTTAGGAAATTGATCGTAGATGAGCTACCAAATGATTTTCCCTTTGAGCGAGATAAATGCATGGAAGCTAAAGTTTTCAATGTGAGAGAAGATGTGATTGAGTTTCTGCGTAATGAGAGGTTTCTAGTTAGTACTTACCGCAAGCTACAACCAAATGAAGCTCTTTAGCAAGAAGAGAACTCGGGGTCGAGTTCTTCAAAAGTGAAAGAGACTGATGTAGGAAGACTGGCTGCGCATATCGAAGAAGAAGCCGCGTGTCGAAATTATTCAGCAAGATTTGTGCAAGTTTGACGTCCGGTGTCAGAATGACTGATATTATACCTTTTTTAGAAAGGGAAACGGTCCATGAGTTCATTTCAGGCCGAAAAGAAACATTTTCTATTTTGCATAATTTCAGAAATATTGATTATATTATTAACAAtttcttcaatttttattttaattatttttttttgatgattttcacattagggttttttttgataattttcacatcaggtttttttttattatttaaacacTCTAGGAGTGGTTGTCATGATTATCtttgatttaataaaatttaatcgtTTATTTATCTAGTGGCCTCTTGCGTTTATCATATTAGTTTTGTGCTTGTAATTCTGTGGTTTCATTTTATATTCTAGGTTTAAAGCTTGCTAATTCATAATATTTCCGAGCAAGTCAATATATATTAAAgacaataaaaaattattgactctaataaaatattaatcaaaacgaaaataaaatagaaaaggatGATATAATCTAAAAAGTAGTAACAATTAATtacatgaaaaataatatataatttgaagatCTGTATTACAAAAATATAGATTTATGTTTTAGAATTGTAAACTCATTATTGCTCAAGTAGTATCTAATATAACAAGCACCCTAATAGGCATGACATTCTCAAGCTTTCATCAATCAAATAAAAGTTCACATGTTGGAGAGCCTCTTTTGGATAAAGATAATTCCTTTAATATTTGATCTTTTTCATTTATATCCATGGAGCTGACACTAGTAATTGTTATGATCTCTAGTACTTTTGAATTTTGTATAATATATGTTGCAAATTGGAGTTCACTTTCAGTACCTTTATAATCTCTAATACAAAATGTCTTGAGGTGTGATGAAAGGCATTGTGGAACAACTGGTTGTTCCTTTAAATATTTGTCAAACGAGTCAAATGGATCTCCAATTACACAATCCTGTAAACAATTTGACATGATTTTTTTGTAAGTGGGTGAAAAATGAAAATAGATATAAAaagttataataaaattatttatataaatacagAAACTAAACCTGAATGGTAATATTCTGAAGTTTAGGGCAACAATTGAGCAATTGAATCCACCACAACACTTTTGAATTTTGGGGGAAGTTTCCTCCAATTTTATAGATAAGGTCAATATGAGTTAGTCGGTTAAATATTGGAAACGGGTCATTAAGTGACAAGCCCTGGTCACTAAGTGACAAGCCCTGCACGAGTTACACACAAAAAATTATTTAGATGCATATATATTTGCATGGCTGAGAGTTTTatacaagaaaataaaaacaatttaggTAGGGAATGGTATTCATACCGTATCTAAATGCAGGTTCTCAACCTCAGTAAGCATAGTAATTGGAAAATTGATATCACATATCCTTGCTGTCAACAAATTGGTGATGGGTAAGACCTTGGTGACGGGTGAGAAATTTTCCACCAAAAAGTATATCATACGTGAATGATAGGCATGCAATTCCTCTAGAACGGGACAACTTGACAAAAGCTTGATAGGATAATCATAATTGTCAAAAAGAACACTTCTCCAATGGAGAGTTTTGAGAAGGGGAAGATCGAACTTATAATGAGGAGAAATATCTCTCATTATTATATTCCTCAAATTTAAAACCTGAAGTGTCTTACAAGTAAAAATGCAAGGAGATAATTCTATTTTTACGAGGTCAAGGgataaaattaaaagagaatgAAACGGCATATGAAGGTTGAGACTCTCCAATCTTCCTTGTTTAACAGCATAGCTAACCGATTTATTGAGATCATTCAGATCGTATGGTGAAGATCTGTTCGCACATTTGAAGGTGAAAGACCGGATTGGAAGCATAACATCACGCGAAGACATGGTTGAAGACATAAAATTGGTAAAGGAATGAAAGTCTTGGACAGCATCATCGTCAAAGTATAGGATAGGGACTGAGAGCCAGACTGACTTCCATCTTTTAGAGAGAA
Encoded proteins:
- the LOC131659674 gene encoding putative F-box/FBD/LRR-repeat protein At5g22670, which translates into the protein MASDRISELPNSLLSQILSYLPTKLAATTDILSKRWKSVWLSVPILYFDDDAVQDFHSFTNFMSSTMSSRDVMLPIRSFTFKCANRSSPYDLNDLNKSVSYAVKQGRLESLNLHMPFHSLLILSLDLVKIELSPCIFTCKTLQVLNLRNIIMRDISPHYKFDLPLLKTLHWRSVLFDNYDYPIKLLSSCPVLEELHAYHSRMIYFLVENFSPVTKVLPITNLLTARICDINFPITMLTEVENLHLDTV